ATCATGAATTACCACCAGCTCTCCGTCTCTTGTCATTTGGACATCGAGCTCTAAGCCATCTGCACCTGCTTTTTCTGCTTCTTTAAAAGCAAGCATTGTGTTTTCCGGATATTCTGCCGCATAGCCACGATGTGCTAAAATAAGAGTCATGAACCATCACACCTATCTTTTCAATTTGGAGGTAAATACACAATGAGACCATTGCATATTTCTGCTGAAACTGCTGTAAAGCTTTCAGAAAAACTGGGAGTACCTATCGAACAAATCATGCATATGCCCCAGCATATCCTTATTCAAAAATTATCGGAGCTAGAAAAAGAAAAGGATCAATAAAATTCAAGCGCCTTTTAAGGCGTTTTTTTGATGGCGAGGCTTAGATATAACTACATGATAATATTCAGACTTGCAGAATGCCAATTTACAGCCATTAAAAAACATCTTACTTTAGCTCGGTAAGTCCGTGCTAAAGTAAGATGTTCAATGTAATAATATGAATAAATAGCTAATTATTGCCTAACTCTTTCAAGAAGCTTTGTGCTCAAGACGCAGCTTGTCAGCGACCATCGCGATGAATTCGGAATTTGTCGGCTTCGCTTTTGACATCGAAACAGTATATCCGAACAAGGAGGAAATGGAATCAATATTCCCTCTGCTCCACGCAACCTCAATGGCATGACGGATGGCACGTTCCACACGGCTTGCAGTCGTATTGAATTTCTTGGCGATGTCTGGATAGAGGACTTTTGTGATCGAGCCAAGGAGTTCAATATCGTTATATACCATCGAAATGGCTTCGCGCAGGTACATATACCCTTTAATATGGGCAGGGACGCCAATTTCATGGATGATGCTTGTAATGCTTGCATCCAGGTTTTTAGGCTTCTGTTCAGAATTCGATCTGCCATAATTGATGGATGAAGATGGCTTTCGGGCTACTGATTTCGCCTTGCCGCTTACTTGGCGGATATGCCCTGCAAGATGCTCCATATCGAACGGCTTTAGGATGAAATAGGAAGCTCCGAGCTCTACTGCTTTCTTCGTAACATCTTCCTGGCCAAATGCTGTCAGCATGATAACATTCGGAATGATTCCCTTCTTCATATTACGAAGTCTTTCAAGGACCGCCAATCCGTCAAGGTGCGGCATGATAATATCTAATAGCAAGACATCAGGATCTGTATCTTCAAGCATCTCCAAACATTCCTGGCCATTATGGGCAACTCCTACAATCTCCATATCATCCTGTGAAGAAATATATTCTTCAAGAAGACCTACTAATTCTCTGTTGTCATCAACGACGCATACTTTTATTTTGTTCACTACTTGGTTCCTCCTCAATCCAATTATGATCACAAATATTTCTTCTCTAAATTCTATTCTAAATGACTAATTCGACAATGCAACAGAAATTCCTCTTATTTTTAATTTTTTCTTAAAAAAGGAATATTTTCTTATAAATGCTTCATTTTCCTTTGTTTTTCGACTTATTTCGATAGTTGACAAAAAAAGGTTGGTGATTTTGTCGAATAATCTTGATAATTGGGGTTGAGAATAGATTTTTGTTGATATTCATTTCAGCCACTTCGCTTTCACCTCCAGTTTAACACAAAGAAAAGGCGGCTGTTTGCCGCCGCCGAATTCCTGTATTAACTTGCCTGCTCTCTTGGCTTTTCGTATATGTCGATGCCTGCTTCATTCAGCATCCACTCTATATGAACTCCATATCCGCTTGTTGGGTCATTTACGAAGACATGCGTTACAGCGCCTACAAGCTTGTCGCCCTGGATAATTGGACTTCCGCTCATCCCCTGGACAATACCACCTGTCTTTTCCAACAACTCTGGATCAGTCACTTTGATCACCATTCCCTTCGTTGCTGGAAACTTTTGCGGGATGGTGCTGACAATCTCTATATCAAAAAGATTTACT
The window above is part of the Mesobacillus jeotgali genome. Proteins encoded here:
- a CDS encoding YycC family protein, producing the protein MRPLHISAETAVKLSEKLGVPIEQIMHMPQHILIQKLSELEKEKDQ
- the spo0A gene encoding sporulation transcription factor Spo0A; its protein translation is MNKIKVCVVDDNRELVGLLEEYISSQDDMEIVGVAHNGQECLEMLEDTDPDVLLLDIIMPHLDGLAVLERLRNMKKGIIPNVIMLTAFGQEDVTKKAVELGASYFILKPFDMEHLAGHIRQVSGKAKSVARKPSSSINYGRSNSEQKPKNLDASITSIIHEIGVPAHIKGYMYLREAISMVYNDIELLGSITKVLYPDIAKKFNTTASRVERAIRHAIEVAWSRGNIDSISSLFGYTVSMSKAKPTNSEFIAMVADKLRLEHKAS